In a single window of the Atlantibacter hermannii genome:
- the ubiB gene encoding ubiquinone biosynthesis protein, with amino-acid sequence MTPGELRRLYFIIRTFLSYGLDELIPRIRITWPLRVWRRTLFWMPNRHGDKELGHRLRLALQELGPVWIKFGQMLSTRRDLFPPQIADQLAMLQDRVAPFDGVQAKRQIEKSMGDIPVETWFDDFDINPLASASIAQVHTAKLKENGKEVVIKVIRPDILPIINADMKLIYRLAHWVPRLLPDGRRLRPVEVVREYQKTLIDELNLLREAANAIQLRRNFENSPMLYVPEVYSDYCSENMLVMERIYGIPVSDVETLERNGTNMQLLAERGVQVFFTQVFRDSFFHADMHPGNIFVSYDHPDNPQYIGIDCGIVGSLNKEDKRYLAENFIAFFNRDYRKVAELHVDSGWVPPDTNVEEFEFAIRTVCEPIFEKPLAEISFGHVLLNLFNTARRFNMEVQPQLVLLQKTLLYVEGVGRQLYPQLDLWKTAKPFLESWIKDQVGFPALVRSLKEKAPFWIEKMPEIPELVYDSLRQGKQLQQSVDKIARELHEQRVRQGQSRYLFGIGATLLLSGTLMLVTRPDWGFIPAWVMAGGLVVWLIGWRRTGSI; translated from the coding sequence ATGACGCCAGGTGAACTGCGGCGCCTGTACTTCATCATTCGTACTTTTTTAAGCTATGGGCTTGATGAGCTCATCCCCAGAATTCGTATCACGTGGCCGCTTCGCGTATGGCGACGCACCCTGTTTTGGATGCCAAATCGACACGGTGATAAAGAGTTAGGACATCGTCTGCGACTGGCATTACAGGAACTTGGACCGGTATGGATTAAGTTCGGCCAGATGTTATCGACCCGTCGCGACTTGTTTCCGCCGCAAATCGCCGATCAGCTTGCGATGTTGCAGGATCGGGTTGCGCCCTTTGACGGGGTGCAGGCGAAACGCCAGATTGAAAAATCCATGGGCGATATTCCTGTCGAAACCTGGTTCGATGATTTTGATATCAATCCGCTGGCGTCGGCGTCTATCGCGCAGGTGCATACGGCAAAGCTGAAAGAAAACGGCAAAGAAGTCGTTATCAAAGTTATCCGGCCTGACATCCTGCCGATTATCAACGCGGATATGAAGCTCATTTACCGTCTGGCGCACTGGGTGCCGCGCTTATTGCCGGATGGCCGTCGTTTACGTCCGGTGGAAGTGGTGCGGGAATATCAAAAAACGCTGATCGATGAGCTGAATCTGCTCCGTGAAGCGGCCAACGCCATCCAGCTGCGGCGCAATTTTGAAAACAGCCCGATGCTGTATGTGCCGGAAGTGTACTCTGACTATTGCAGCGAAAATATGCTGGTCATGGAGCGCATTTACGGTATTCCCGTCTCTGACGTGGAAACGTTAGAGCGCAACGGCACCAATATGCAGCTGTTGGCGGAGCGCGGCGTTCAGGTGTTCTTCACTCAGGTTTTCCGCGACAGCTTCTTTCATGCCGATATGCATCCGGGCAATATTTTTGTCAGTTACGACCACCCGGACAACCCGCAGTACATCGGTATTGACTGCGGCATCGTGGGATCACTGAATAAAGAAGATAAGCGTTATCTTGCAGAGAACTTTATCGCCTTTTTCAACCGTGATTACCGCAAAGTAGCCGAGCTGCATGTGGATTCAGGTTGGGTGCCGCCGGATACCAATGTTGAAGAGTTTGAGTTTGCGATTCGCACCGTGTGTGAACCCATCTTTGAGAAACCACTCGCGGAAATCTCCTTCGGTCATGTGCTGTTGAATCTGTTCAATACTGCACGCCGCTTCAATATGGAAGTGCAGCCGCAACTGGTGCTGCTTCAAAAAACCTTGTTGTATGTAGAGGGCGTCGGCCGTCAGCTTTATCCACAGCTGGATTTATGGAAAACAGCAAAACCTTTTCTGGAATCCTGGATCAAAGATCAGGTCGGTTTTCCGGCTCTGGTGCGCTCATTAAAAGAGAAAGCACCGTTCTGGATCGAAAAAATGCCAGAAATACCTGAACTGGTGTACGACAGTTTGCGCCAGGGCAAACAATTGCAACAAAGCGTTGATAAAATCGCCCGCGAGTTACACGAACAGCGTGTGCGGCAGGGACAATCCCGCTACCTGTTTGGTATTGGCGCAACGTTGTTATTAAGCGGGACGTTAATGCTGGTGACTCGCCCGGATTGGGGTT